From Bacteroidota bacterium, the proteins below share one genomic window:
- a CDS encoding aminopeptidase P N-terminal domain-containing protein, with amino-acid sequence MRVVSIVLWLLIGLPVASLLAQDSDRYRNEQDFLTPEFYKARREALRQLIPEGSCAVLLSAPVRNRSNDVDYPYHQSPDFYYLSGWTEPNSVLVVFKEAQRFNKGEVKDILLVPPRDPAKERWNGRRGGKTAARRISGADWVLTTESWDTLQLPFESLTKVLQLRLEDPRIAGNQDPLEYDGLLRSYRKKVDSASVSPDDFLLKRALTTMRMVKHPDELALLQRAVDISVSGHLEMMKALEPGMTEYQVEAVGEYVFHALGAEAVGYPSICGGGENSTVLHYTDNRRPLGAGDLILLDMGAEYHGYTADITRTLPVTGKYTSEQLAIYNLVLEARDSGIAACQPGNPFQAPNAAARRVISRGLQDLGIIHSADELKTYFMHGTSHYLGLDVHDAGNYGPLAPGNVITVEPGIYIAADSPCDRKWWGIGIRIEDDILITTTGHQNLSEKLPVKPEEIEKAMKQPAILNNSALKNE; translated from the coding sequence ATGCGCGTTGTCAGTATCGTGTTATGGCTGCTAATCGGTTTGCCGGTAGCCAGTTTGTTGGCACAGGATTCGGACCGCTACCGGAATGAGCAGGACTTCCTCACGCCTGAATTTTACAAGGCTCGTCGGGAAGCCTTGCGTCAACTTATCCCGGAGGGCTCCTGTGCTGTCCTGCTGTCGGCTCCTGTGAGGAACCGATCGAACGATGTGGATTACCCGTATCATCAAAGTCCTGATTTCTATTACCTCAGCGGCTGGACAGAACCCAATTCAGTGCTGGTGGTCTTTAAGGAAGCCCAACGATTCAACAAAGGTGAGGTAAAGGATATCCTGTTGGTGCCGCCACGCGACCCGGCGAAAGAGCGATGGAACGGCAGGCGTGGTGGTAAGACTGCCGCGCGCAGGATCAGCGGTGCTGACTGGGTGTTGACGACCGAGAGTTGGGACACCTTGCAACTGCCGTTTGAATCGCTAACGAAGGTATTGCAGCTCCGGCTGGAAGATCCCCGCATCGCCGGGAATCAGGATCCCTTGGAGTACGATGGTCTGTTGCGGTCGTATCGGAAGAAGGTCGACAGCGCCTCCGTGTCTCCGGATGATTTCCTGTTGAAGCGGGCACTCACCACCATGCGAATGGTGAAGCATCCGGATGAGTTGGCCTTGTTGCAGCGGGCCGTGGATATCAGTGTCAGCGGACACTTGGAAATGATGAAAGCACTGGAACCAGGTATGACGGAGTATCAGGTCGAAGCTGTGGGCGAATATGTTTTTCATGCCTTGGGTGCAGAAGCAGTGGGATATCCAAGCATCTGCGGTGGGGGTGAAAACTCAACCGTTCTGCACTACACCGACAACCGACGCCCGCTCGGAGCCGGTGACCTGATCCTACTCGATATGGGTGCGGAATACCACGGCTATACAGCCGATATTACCCGAACCCTTCCGGTCACCGGGAAGTACACTTCCGAGCAATTGGCCATCTATAACCTCGTACTCGAAGCGCGTGATTCCGGGATAGCTGCTTGTCAGCCCGGAAATCCCTTTCAGGCACCCAACGCCGCTGCCCGCAGGGTGATCTCCCGGGGTTTGCAAGATTTGGGAATCATCCACTCCGCGGATGAGCTCAAGACCTATTTCATGCACGGAACTTCGCATTACCTGGGTCTGGACGTTCACGATGCAGGTAATTACGGGCCATTGGCACCGGGTAATGTCATTACCGTCGAACCGGGCATTTATATAGCTGCAGACAGTCCATGCGATCGCAAATGGTGGGGAATTGGCATCCGCATCGAGGACGATATCCTGATTACAACTACCGGACATCAGAATTTGAGCGAAAAACTGCCCGTAAAGCCCGAAGAGATCGAAAAAGCCATGAAACAGCCTGCCATTTTGAACAATTCAGCGCTCAAAAATGAATAG
- a CDS encoding DUF4197 domain-containing protein translates to MRRLLSLLLLALPLAGCSQIDLKKLEKSVNETVQGSKPLSESEVVAGLKEALQVGSRNAAGSAAKTDGYFGNNLIKIPFPPEAKSMETKLRSLGMNKQVDDFILTVNRAAEEAAKEAAPVFLDAITGMTVTDGFNILRGADTAATGYLRQKTSGALHTKFKPIIQRAIEKVSVTRYWNPLATTYNKIPFVDPVNPNLEEYITQRALNGLFTLVAQEETKIRRDPAARVTALLKRVFGN, encoded by the coding sequence ATGCGAAGACTCCTTTCCCTCCTCCTCCTGGCCCTTCCGTTGGCCGGCTGTTCCCAGATCGATCTTAAAAAACTTGAAAAGAGTGTGAACGAGACCGTTCAGGGTAGTAAACCCCTGTCGGAATCGGAAGTCGTAGCCGGATTGAAGGAAGCCCTACAGGTGGGAAGCCGCAATGCCGCGGGTAGTGCCGCCAAAACCGATGGCTACTTCGGCAATAACCTGATCAAGATCCCTTTTCCTCCGGAAGCGAAATCCATGGAAACCAAGCTCCGGTCGCTTGGGATGAACAAACAAGTCGATGACTTCATCCTGACCGTCAACCGGGCCGCTGAGGAGGCTGCCAAAGAGGCCGCACCGGTCTTTCTGGACGCGATCACGGGCATGACCGTTACGGACGGCTTCAACATCCTGCGGGGTGCTGATACGGCCGCTACGGGCTACCTGAGACAAAAAACCTCAGGTGCACTTCACACCAAATTCAAACCGATCATTCAGCGCGCGATTGAAAAGGTCAGTGTTACCCGTTACTGGAATCCGCTCGCGACCACCTACAACAAGATACCGTTCGTAGATCCCGTCAATCCTAACCTCGAAGAATACATCACCCAGCGGGCTCTGAACGGTTTGTTTACGCTGGTCGCACAGGAAGAAACCAAGATCCGGAGAGACCCCGCGGCCCGAGTGACCGCGCTTTTGAAGCGGGTTTTTGGAAACTGA
- the rpmB gene encoding 50S ribosomal protein L28 has translation MARICDLTGKRAMGGHHVSFSNKKSKRKFNPNLQVKRFYVPEMGEWITLKVSTSALRTIDKMGIGPAIEKAIKKGKI, from the coding sequence ATGGCACGGATTTGTGATCTGACCGGAAAGCGCGCGATGGGCGGCCACCATGTTTCCTTCTCCAACAAGAAGTCGAAGCGTAAATTCAACCCGAACCTGCAAGTGAAGCGTTTCTACGTGCCGGAAATGGGTGAGTGGATCACCTTAAAAGTTTCTACTTCCGCATTGCGTACCATCGATAAGATGGGCATCGGTCCGGCAATCGAAAAAGCTATCAAGAAGGGTAAGATCTGA
- a CDS encoding competence/damage-inducible protein A, whose protein sequence is MTAPMLAEIITIGDELLIGQVVDTNSAWIGQRLNEIGVRIKQITSVSDNEEHILKALDEAGQRSGIILITGGLGPTKDDITKKTLAKFFKAGMRLDGPSLANVERIFRARGREVTELNRRQAEVPENATALLNPLGTAPGMWFEEHGRIYVSLPGVPHEMKGLMEQAVIPQLRQRFMLPPVIHRTILTQGIGESMLSDLLEPWEDALPPHIRLAYLPADGRVRLRLTASGKSEAEINAELDIQVAGLKRLANRYIYGYEEETMEGVVGALFRAKGWKVATAESCTGGYLSHRLTLVPGSSDYYMGSVIAYDNAVKTSLLGVDPKLFDEVGAVSEPVVRVMAENVRKLMGTELGIAISGIAGPSGGTEEKPVGTVWIAVSSPAGTLSKIFQLGQFRERVIREAAQHALAMTRRILLAEPEPEN, encoded by the coding sequence TTGACAGCACCTATGCTAGCCGAAATCATCACCATCGGCGATGAGCTCCTGATCGGGCAAGTCGTCGACACTAACAGTGCCTGGATCGGTCAACGACTGAACGAGATCGGGGTCCGGATCAAACAGATCACTTCTGTAAGCGATAACGAGGAGCACATCCTCAAGGCGCTCGACGAGGCCGGGCAGCGGTCGGGCATCATCCTGATCACCGGTGGTCTAGGTCCGACCAAAGACGATATCACCAAAAAGACCCTTGCCAAATTCTTCAAGGCCGGTATGCGCTTGGATGGCCCTTCTCTTGCGAATGTCGAACGCATCTTTCGGGCCCGTGGAAGGGAAGTGACCGAATTGAACCGCCGGCAGGCGGAAGTACCGGAAAACGCTACCGCATTGCTCAATCCGCTGGGAACCGCCCCCGGGATGTGGTTCGAGGAACACGGCAGGATCTATGTCTCCCTGCCAGGAGTTCCGCATGAGATGAAAGGCCTGATGGAGCAGGCAGTGATCCCGCAACTGCGCCAACGGTTCATGCTTCCTCCCGTCATCCATCGGACCATCCTTACCCAGGGTATCGGCGAGTCCATGTTGTCTGATCTGCTGGAACCCTGGGAGGATGCATTGCCTCCACATATCCGTCTGGCTTACCTCCCGGCAGATGGTCGGGTACGACTCCGACTGACCGCTTCGGGAAAGTCGGAAGCGGAAATTAATGCTGAATTAGATATTCAGGTAGCAGGACTAAAAAGATTGGCAAACAGATATATATATGGCTATGAAGAAGAAACCATGGAAGGAGTTGTCGGCGCCTTATTCAGAGCCAAAGGATGGAAAGTCGCCACTGCAGAAAGCTGTACAGGCGGGTACCTGTCGCATCGCTTGACCCTGGTACCCGGTAGTTCGGATTATTACATGGGCTCTGTTATTGCCTACGATAACGCGGTAAAAACGAGCCTGCTTGGTGTCGATCCCAAGCTTTTCGATGAAGTAGGTGCAGTCAGCGAACCGGTTGTGCGGGTCATGGCGGAAAATGTGAGGAAGCTGATGGGAACGGAGTTGGGCATTGCCATTTCCGGAATAGCAGGCCCAAGCGGGGGAACGGAAGAGAAACCGGTCGGAACCGTCTGGATTGCCGTGAGCAGTCCGGCTGGGACTTTGTCGAAGATATTTCAATTAGGGCAATTCCGTGAACGGGTCATCCGGGAAGCAGCCCAACACGCGCTCGCCATGACTCGAAGGATCCTGTTAGCAGAACCTGAACCGGAAAATTGA
- a CDS encoding choice-of-anchor B family protein: MRASLLSFILLLTLTTAGFAQRNLSIRSTLQIPGQTLAGCWHYEDGSGKIYALVGAAQGIIIIDITDPSSPQQLFQLPGASSLWHEVKVQGDYAYAVSEGVDSLGIKNGLQIIDLRFLPDSAPNKFWQGDGAWAGQLLTGHTVTTAGNFVYVNGHNLSSLGRGVFIADISDPWNPTYVGAVTSRYCHDSYVRGDTIWTSDIIDGLFSVYDITNRQNPILLATQQTPGQFNHNSWLSDDGRTLFTTDERSNEPLAAFDVSDLSNISLLDEFYNEKMSSAEVHNVRVINDYLINPSYGSQLTIADASDPENLIEVANFPTGSSLCWDADPYLSNGLIIATDMSSGIFYVFEPNYVRAARLEGTVTDSVSGLPLSDVAVELLSTTRPVRNTNLLGKYKTGIVDAGAYTVRFSRAGYQTKDVTGVNLVNGSLLTLDVQLVSSSIGIEEHDQYAALVAFPSPVDEFLNIRLASNAPVDWMISDSQGRLVSQGEMVPAAGFLVLPVNELSQGVYSIRLSQSSQLRQGRFIVAR; this comes from the coding sequence ATGCGCGCAAGCTTGCTTTCCTTCATCCTCTTACTGACCTTGACAACAGCAGGCTTCGCACAAAGAAACCTGAGTATCCGGTCGACTTTGCAGATTCCCGGACAAACCCTGGCCGGTTGTTGGCACTACGAGGATGGTTCAGGAAAGATCTATGCATTGGTAGGCGCGGCACAGGGGATCATCATCATAGACATTACTGATCCGTCCAGCCCGCAGCAACTGTTTCAACTTCCGGGAGCAAGCAGCCTTTGGCACGAAGTCAAAGTGCAGGGAGATTATGCATACGCCGTCAGCGAAGGAGTCGATTCACTTGGCATCAAGAACGGTTTGCAGATCATCGATTTGCGCTTTCTGCCCGATAGTGCGCCCAACAAGTTCTGGCAAGGCGACGGAGCTTGGGCCGGACAATTGTTGACCGGTCATACGGTCACTACCGCAGGAAACTTTGTGTACGTGAACGGGCACAACCTTTCTTCGCTTGGGCGCGGTGTATTCATCGCCGACATCAGTGATCCCTGGAACCCAACGTATGTGGGGGCTGTGACCAGCCGGTACTGTCACGACAGTTATGTACGCGGCGATACGATCTGGACCAGTGACATTATCGATGGTCTGTTTTCTGTCTACGATATCACCAACCGGCAAAATCCCATCCTGCTCGCGACTCAGCAGACTCCCGGTCAATTCAACCACAACAGTTGGCTGAGTGATGACGGACGCACGCTTTTCACTACCGACGAACGTTCGAATGAACCCCTGGCCGCCTTTGATGTCAGCGACCTGAGCAACATTTCCCTGTTGGATGAGTTCTACAATGAAAAGATGTCCTCCGCGGAAGTTCATAATGTCAGGGTAATCAACGACTACCTGATCAATCCGAGCTACGGAAGTCAACTCACCATCGCCGATGCATCCGATCCGGAGAACCTCATTGAAGTTGCGAATTTCCCTACCGGTTCTTCCCTGTGTTGGGACGCGGATCCTTATCTAAGCAATGGATTGATCATTGCGACGGATATGTCGTCCGGTATCTTCTATGTCTTTGAACCGAACTATGTTCGTGCTGCCCGCCTGGAAGGAACCGTAACCGATAGTGTGTCCGGACTACCCTTGAGCGATGTGGCGGTGGAATTGCTTTCAACAACACGCCCGGTGCGAAATACCAATTTGCTTGGAAAGTATAAGACGGGCATTGTCGATGCAGGTGCTTATACGGTGCGGTTCAGTAGAGCGGGCTACCAGACAAAAGATGTCACCGGAGTCAATCTGGTGAACGGTTCCCTACTCACCCTGGATGTTCAATTGGTTTCCTCTTCCATCGGTATTGAAGAGCATGACCAATATGCGGCTTTGGTTGCATTCCCCAGTCCGGTAGATGAGTTCCTAAACATTCGACTTGCTTCCAACGCGCCCGTGGATTGGATGATCTCGGATAGCCAGGGGCGACTTGTTTCGCAAGGGGAAATGGTGCCTGCTGCTGGCTTCCTGGTCCTTCCGGTGAACGAACTCTCGCAGGGAGTCTATTCGATTCGCCTGTCGCAGTCGTCTCAGCTTCGTCAAGGACGGTTTATCGTAGCTCGTTGA
- a CDS encoding universal stress protein, translated as MAQPKNHILVPIDFSEQSLIALGQSYNLARLNRADLTLIHIIDESFHLPFMGKKEDKSMEKKIQKELDKLASETTKTAGIKVNTMVTRGKIYEEIQKAVKKLKVSLIIMGTNGSVGFKRFIGSNALRVIREASCPVITIKGKKHRAGCKHIVLPLDLQKETKEKVHNAIEFSKLFGSTIDLVSVLTTDDEFIVNKLKRQMHQVHEYILEQNIPCTVEFLHGDDVAEEVVKYAKRIKADIIMVMTQSEMDWSDMFISSATQDIINSSDIPVLSVHPKEKKDTTLTPFEY; from the coding sequence ATGGCCCAACCGAAGAACCACATTCTGGTTCCGATCGACTTTTCCGAACAATCCCTCATCGCTCTCGGTCAATCCTACAACCTGGCGCGGCTCAACCGCGCTGATTTGACGCTCATCCATATCATCGACGAATCCTTCCATCTTCCGTTCATGGGGAAGAAGGAAGATAAGTCCATGGAGAAGAAGATTCAGAAGGAATTAGATAAGCTCGCTTCGGAAACCACGAAAACCGCGGGTATCAAGGTGAATACCATGGTGACCCGCGGGAAGATCTACGAAGAGATCCAAAAAGCGGTCAAGAAACTCAAGGTTTCCCTGATCATCATGGGAACCAATGGCAGTGTAGGATTCAAGCGCTTCATCGGGTCGAACGCCCTGCGTGTTATTCGGGAAGCCAGTTGTCCGGTGATCACGATCAAAGGGAAGAAGCACCGGGCGGGTTGTAAGCATATTGTGCTGCCCCTGGATCTGCAAAAGGAGACCAAAGAGAAAGTCCACAATGCCATCGAATTCTCCAAGCTGTTCGGTTCGACCATTGATCTGGTTTCGGTACTGACGACCGACGACGAGTTCATCGTCAATAAGCTCAAACGCCAGATGCATCAGGTGCACGAGTATATCCTGGAGCAGAACATCCCCTGTACCGTTGAGTTCCTCCACGGCGACGATGTGGCGGAAGAGGTAGTGAAGTACGCCAAACGCATCAAGGCCGACATCATCATGGTCATGACGCAAAGTGAGATGGACTGGTCCGACATGTTCATCAGTTCCGCGACACAGGATATCATCAATTCATCGGATATTCCGGTGCTCAGCGTTCATCCGAAGGAAAAGAAAGACACCACGCTTACGCCTTTTGAATATTAA
- a CDS encoding nucleoside phosphorylase — protein MSKIPESELILNSDGSVYHLNLHPEEIADTVINVGDPDRVGMVSKFFDSIEVRKQKREFVTHTGTYKSKRITVLSTGIGTDNIDIVYNELDALVNIDLRKREIQPQLKSLNLIRIGTSGSLQKEIPVDGFVFSRFGLGLDGLLNFYRLKNDQEEQQIVEAFRHHYPNEGILPQSYLARCSNKLEMALSEGMFKGITASCSGFYAPQGRVLRYELARPNFIETLHSFRLGEHRITNFEMETGAMYGLARILGHHCCSINAIVANRITNEHTHKGDETMNRLIETVLDRIAAGL, from the coding sequence ATGAGCAAAATACCCGAATCCGAACTCATTTTGAATTCAGACGGCAGTGTCTATCATCTCAACCTGCATCCGGAGGAAATTGCAGATACAGTCATCAACGTGGGTGATCCTGACCGGGTCGGTATGGTTTCGAAGTTCTTCGATTCGATCGAAGTGCGTAAACAGAAACGGGAATTCGTTACGCATACCGGAACCTATAAAAGCAAGCGAATCACCGTTTTATCTACGGGTATCGGTACAGACAATATCGATATTGTCTACAACGAACTGGACGCCCTGGTCAACATCGATCTACGAAAGCGCGAGATCCAGCCACAACTTAAGTCACTCAACCTCATCCGGATCGGGACCTCAGGCTCCCTCCAAAAAGAGATCCCGGTCGACGGATTCGTTTTTTCCAGGTTTGGTCTGGGACTGGACGGATTGCTCAACTTCTACCGATTGAAAAACGACCAGGAGGAACAGCAAATCGTGGAAGCTTTCAGGCATCATTACCCCAATGAAGGTATCCTTCCCCAATCCTACCTGGCACGCTGCTCCAACAAATTGGAGATGGCGCTTTCAGAAGGGATGTTTAAAGGGATAACTGCTTCATGCTCTGGATTTTACGCCCCTCAAGGTCGTGTGCTGCGTTATGAATTGGCCCGGCCGAATTTTATTGAAACGCTGCACAGCTTCCGCTTGGGCGAACACCGGATCACCAACTTCGAGATGGAAACCGGGGCCATGTACGGACTGGCCAGGATACTGGGCCATCATTGTTGCTCTATCAATGCCATTGTGGCCAACCGGATCACCAATGAACATACCCACAAAGGGGATGAGACGATGAACCGCCTGATAGAAACGGTGCTCGACCGGATCGCTGCCGGACTATGA
- a CDS encoding universal stress protein, with protein MHSKNFQIKRILIPYDFSETADLALEHAVFMAKLHKADIVLLHVIETYSFTSAISHAFSKSQSEFESKIESSASEKLQQLADKLHHDSGMGVQFRTEMGKIYKTIISVAEETDADLIVMGTHGVSGFQEFLVGTNTYRVVVGAPCPVVSVQTHARKIGFKNIVLPIDNSPASRQKVKHAVEIARHYNSIVHILGIMTMSDTDMQRRFELKVHQVADYLAEHEIPYTTKVFKGDNTAQITMDYATQCSADLIVIMTEQEGGGLFMGNFAQQIVNHSKIPVMSIRPDEGDPDKISIGY; from the coding sequence ATGCATTCAAAAAACTTCCAAATCAAACGGATCCTGATTCCGTACGATTTTTCCGAGACCGCTGACCTGGCGCTTGAACATGCTGTATTCATGGCAAAATTGCACAAAGCGGATATCGTGCTGCTCCACGTGATCGAAACCTATTCGTTCACGTCCGCCATCAGCCACGCGTTCAGCAAGTCGCAATCGGAGTTCGAATCCAAAATCGAGAGTTCGGCTTCGGAAAAGCTGCAGCAACTGGCCGATAAGCTACATCACGATAGTGGCATGGGTGTACAGTTCCGGACGGAAATGGGCAAGATCTACAAGACGATCATCTCCGTAGCGGAAGAAACGGATGCCGACCTGATCGTAATGGGAACCCATGGCGTAAGCGGATTCCAGGAATTCCTGGTAGGCACCAATACTTACCGGGTCGTGGTCGGTGCGCCATGTCCCGTCGTTTCCGTTCAGACACATGCCCGTAAGATCGGCTTCAAGAATATAGTACTGCCGATTGACAATTCCCCGGCTTCCCGGCAAAAGGTCAAACACGCCGTTGAGATCGCGCGTCATTACAATTCCATCGTCCACATTCTGGGCATTATGACCATGAGCGACACCGATATGCAACGTCGTTTCGAACTGAAGGTCCATCAGGTTGCAGATTACCTGGCCGAACATGAAATTCCTTATACGACGAAGGTTTTCAAGGGCGACAACACCGCTCAGATCACCATGGATTATGCCACCCAGTGTAGCGCTGACCTGATTGTGATCATGACCGAGCAGGAGGGAGGCGGATTGTTCATGGGAAATTTTGCCCAACAGATCGTCAACCATTCCAAGATTCCGGTCATGAGTATCCGGCCGGATGAAGGCGATCCGGATAAGATCTCCATCGGTTACTGA
- a CDS encoding sigma-70 family RNA polymerase sigma factor, with product MELAPTSRSAMTQSQDESIRTALRENGRRLRDFIRSRVAEPEDADDIFQDVVLELTSAYRLMQPIEKMAAWLFRVARNKITDRYRRKKSVRLEDYFRFPDPSGEETLLVDELLRSDTAGPDAEFDRNLLLQAIESALDELPVEQREVFIAHELEGKSFQQLSDESGLSINTLLARKRYAILKLRERLQEYYDELNTP from the coding sequence ATGGAACTTGCCCCTACATCCCGATCGGCGATGACGCAGTCCCAGGACGAAAGCATACGAACAGCATTGCGCGAGAATGGTCGAAGGCTGCGGGACTTCATCCGTTCCCGTGTCGCTGAACCTGAAGATGCGGATGACATTTTTCAGGATGTGGTGCTTGAACTCACGTCCGCATACCGGCTGATGCAACCCATCGAAAAAATGGCCGCCTGGCTGTTCCGGGTTGCACGCAACAAGATCACTGACCGCTACCGCAGGAAAAAAAGCGTACGCCTCGAGGACTACTTTCGGTTTCCCGACCCATCCGGGGAAGAGACCCTGTTGGTCGACGAGTTGCTGAGGAGCGATACGGCGGGACCTGACGCGGAATTCGACAGAAACTTATTGCTGCAAGCCATCGAAAGCGCGCTTGACGAATTGCCTGTGGAACAGCGGGAGGTTTTCATCGCGCACGAACTGGAAGGAAAGAGCTTTCAGCAGTTGTCGGATGAATCCGGCCTTTCCATCAACACCCTTCTCGCGCGCAAGCGTTACGCTATTCTGAAACTACGGGAGCGGCTACAGGAATATTACGACGAACTCAACACACCCTAA